In Flavobacterium sp. N3904, one DNA window encodes the following:
- a CDS encoding ATP-binding protein, translating to MQFSDILGQDYIKNHLTKSADLGRIPHAQLFIGPEGSGTLPMAIAYAQYVLCNNTDGENNGTNESCNIKFQKISHPDLHFVYPTVTTEEVKQKPKSIDFIADWREFIIEKPYGGLFDWYAKLGVQNKQGEIRVDDAQEILKSLSLKSYEGGYKIMIVWMADKLNIAASNKLLKLLEEPPEKTIFLLISENEEDIIQTIRSRCQILHFNGLSEKIISDALINREQVDPKTALKIAHQAQGNYSKAIHLLQDNADDLPFDEWFVTWVRAAFKAKGNAAAIQDLILWSEQIAVLGRETQKKFLQFCIEMFRQALLLNYETKPLVYIEPKVEKFKLENFAPFVNGNNINDIFNELSDAMYHIERNGNAKIILTDLSIKLTRLIHKK from the coding sequence ATGCAATTTTCAGACATTCTAGGGCAGGATTATATAAAAAATCATTTAACAAAAAGCGCCGATTTAGGTCGGATTCCACACGCTCAATTGTTTATTGGCCCAGAGGGCTCGGGGACATTACCAATGGCCATAGCCTATGCTCAATATGTACTTTGCAACAATACGGATGGAGAAAACAACGGCACTAATGAGTCTTGTAATATTAAATTTCAGAAAATATCACACCCTGATTTGCATTTTGTATACCCAACCGTTACAACGGAAGAAGTAAAACAAAAACCAAAAAGCATCGATTTCATTGCCGATTGGAGAGAATTTATAATTGAAAAACCCTATGGCGGATTATTCGATTGGTACGCAAAATTAGGTGTTCAGAATAAACAAGGTGAAATACGCGTAGATGATGCCCAGGAAATTTTAAAATCCCTATCTTTAAAATCTTATGAAGGTGGCTATAAGATTATGATTGTATGGATGGCCGATAAATTGAATATCGCAGCATCCAACAAATTACTTAAACTTTTAGAAGAACCTCCTGAAAAAACCATATTCCTACTAATATCAGAAAACGAAGAAGATATCATTCAGACCATTCGTTCCCGTTGCCAAATTTTACATTTCAATGGACTGAGCGAAAAGATCATTTCAGATGCATTAATCAATAGAGAACAGGTTGACCCGAAAACAGCATTAAAAATAGCACATCAAGCACAAGGAAATTATTCCAAAGCAATTCATTTATTACAAGATAACGCTGATGACTTGCCATTTGATGAATGGTTTGTGACTTGGGTGAGAGCTGCATTTAAAGCCAAAGGCAATGCTGCAGCGATTCAGGATTTGATTCTTTGGAGTGAACAAATAGCGGTATTGGGAAGAGAAACTCAGAAAAAATTTCTTCAGTTTTGTATCGAAATGTTCCGACAGGCTTTATTGCTCAATTATGAGACTAAACCTTTAGTCTATATAGAGCCAAAAGTCGAAAAGTTTAAACTGGAAAATTTTGCGCCATTTGTAAACGGAAATAACATTAACGACATTTTCAACGAATTATCAGATGCGATGTATCATATTGAACGTAATGGAAATGCCAAAATAATTTTAACTGATTTATCCATCAAACTTACACGTTTAATACATAAAAAATAG
- a CDS encoding DoxX family protein, which translates to MNNIASILILVFLAITFLQSAQDKIFHWKDNVDWLKEHFLETPLRNQVPLALLNVLILELISGVLCIVGSIEIALNSGRLYGLYGAIFSCITLIMLLFGQRLAKDYDGARTIVLYFIPAVMAVYWLN; encoded by the coding sequence ATGAACAACATTGCCTCAATCTTAATTTTAGTTTTTTTAGCCATTACTTTTTTGCAGTCTGCACAAGACAAAATATTTCATTGGAAAGACAATGTAGATTGGTTAAAAGAACATTTTCTCGAAACGCCCTTACGAAATCAAGTGCCATTGGCTTTACTTAATGTGCTGATATTGGAATTAATTTCTGGTGTTTTGTGCATTGTCGGAAGTATAGAAATTGCCTTAAACAGCGGAAGACTATACGGTTTGTACGGTGCAATATTTTCGTGCATAACCCTTATAATGCTATTGTTTGGTCAGCGCTTGGCCAAGGATTATGATGGTGCAAGAACTATCGTACTATATTTTATTCCTGCAGTAATGGCCGTTTATTGGTTGAATTAA
- the recA gene encoding recombinase RecA, which translates to MKIKEKEMKEKTGSEKEAKLKALQLTLDKLDKTYGKGTVMKMGDKAIEEVETISSGSLGIDLALGVGGYPRGRIIEIYGPESSGKTTLTLHAIAEAQKAGGIAAFIDAEHAFDRNYAEKLGVDIENLIISQPDNGEQALEIAENLIRSGAIDIVVIDSVAALTPKSEIEGEMGDSKMGLHARLMSQALRKLTGTISKTNCTVFFINQLREKIGVMFGNPETTTGGNALKFYASVRLDIRRSTQIKDGDNVLGNRTKVKVVKNKVAPPFKVAEFDIMYGEGISKTGEILDLAVEFEIIKKAGSWFSYGETKLGQGRDAVKSLIKDNPELADELEAKIKNHIKELANA; encoded by the coding sequence ATGAAAATAAAAGAAAAAGAGATGAAAGAAAAGACTGGTTCAGAGAAAGAAGCAAAATTAAAAGCGTTACAACTTACACTTGACAAATTAGACAAAACCTACGGAAAAGGAACTGTAATGAAAATGGGCGACAAAGCCATTGAGGAAGTTGAAACAATTTCGTCTGGGTCTTTGGGAATCGATTTGGCTTTGGGAGTTGGTGGTTATCCGAGAGGACGAATTATAGAAATCTACGGACCGGAATCGTCTGGTAAAACAACTTTGACACTGCATGCAATTGCCGAAGCCCAAAAAGCGGGTGGAATTGCAGCTTTTATAGATGCTGAACATGCTTTTGACAGAAACTATGCTGAAAAATTGGGTGTAGACATTGAAAATCTAATTATTTCACAACCGGATAATGGGGAGCAAGCATTGGAAATTGCCGAAAACCTGATTCGCTCAGGAGCTATTGATATTGTGGTTATTGACTCGGTTGCAGCCTTGACTCCAAAAAGTGAGATCGAAGGCGAAATGGGAGATTCAAAAATGGGTCTACACGCCCGTTTGATGTCACAAGCTTTAAGAAAATTAACAGGAACGATTAGCAAAACCAATTGTACCGTATTCTTTATCAATCAATTGAGAGAGAAAATTGGTGTAATGTTTGGAAATCCTGAAACAACGACTGGAGGAAATGCTTTGAAATTTTATGCTTCAGTACGTTTGGACATTCGTCGTTCAACTCAGATTAAAGACGGTGATAACGTACTTGGAAACAGAACCAAAGTTAAAGTGGTTAAAAACAAAGTAGCTCCACCATTCAAAGTAGCAGAATTTGATATTATGTATGGCGAAGGAATCTCTAAAACAGGTGAAATACTAGACCTTGCGGTAGAATTTGAAATTATCAAAAAAGCGGGTTCTTGGTTCAGTTATGGAGAAACCAAACTAGGACAAGGTCGTGATGCTGTAAAATCACTGATAAAAGACAATCCTGAATTGGCAGACGAACTAGAAGCAAAAATCAAAAATCACATCAAAGAATTAGCAAATGCTTAA
- a CDS encoding gliding motility-associated C-terminal domain-containing protein — protein sequence MTNKSTPFFFLKSCLLFLMLLVLPSTLTLVAQTIAPKKLGYPEICANKPNFEYPLGYNRYEVSFKVSGFDATTTYFVILSDDKGSFSNPIKPVIIPNNSPPNTPADTPTDKTLTFELPSNIIGSDIYQLKVQSSTGYISQPFKASDLQSSFPIYYLSYSGPFYINNQNGSVSFCNGGSVTLTIDNTTPSVPNSSPLQYPQLKYNWYKDGTIIPNETSSSLSVNQIGEYYVEINYGPCTDVNTHSQSVKVTGASGSVANINSSLGNPFCSTTNMTTLTASTGNSYVWKKDGAVLPGEIAQTYQTNLPGIYTCDVDFGGCKSTGTIDLKADQIASTISVDVDKINYIQDGEALAVTTTTTAVNPSYQWFLNDVPISGETQSFLDITAQGKYKVTITQTSGCQIVNEFPFEVSYKVDYNVSKIPNIISPNNDGTNDTWIIPDEYTNGKANVLILSSVGENVFQTENYDNYSGWPQAPIDFKNFNPVYYYIITPSAGSAKKGSITLVK from the coding sequence ATGACAAATAAATCTACCCCATTCTTTTTTTTAAAATCTTGTTTGTTATTTTTAATGTTGTTGGTCCTGCCCTCAACACTGACATTAGTTGCTCAAACTATTGCTCCTAAAAAATTAGGTTATCCTGAAATTTGCGCTAACAAACCAAATTTTGAGTACCCGTTAGGATATAATAGATATGAAGTTTCTTTTAAAGTTAGTGGTTTTGATGCAACAACTACTTATTTTGTAATATTGTCTGACGATAAAGGTAGCTTTTCGAATCCTATTAAACCAGTGATTATACCTAATAATTCTCCGCCAAATACACCAGCAGATACTCCTACCGATAAAACACTTACATTTGAACTGCCTTCAAATATTATAGGATCTGATATTTATCAATTAAAGGTACAAAGTTCTACTGGCTATATAAGCCAACCATTTAAAGCTAGTGATTTACAATCATCATTCCCTATTTATTATCTTTCCTATTCTGGGCCATTTTATATTAATAATCAGAACGGTTCAGTTAGTTTTTGTAATGGGGGAAGTGTCACGCTCACTATTGATAACACAACTCCATCTGTCCCTAACTCATCTCCATTGCAATATCCACAGTTAAAATACAATTGGTATAAAGATGGGACTATTATTCCAAATGAAACTAGTAGTTCTTTATCGGTTAATCAAATAGGCGAATATTATGTTGAAATCAATTATGGACCTTGTACTGACGTGAATACACACTCTCAATCGGTTAAGGTAACTGGTGCGTCGGGATCTGTGGCGAACATAAATTCTAGCTTGGGCAACCCTTTTTGTTCTACTACTAATATGACAACTTTGACAGCAAGTACTGGTAATTCGTATGTTTGGAAAAAAGATGGTGCTGTACTGCCTGGGGAAATTGCCCAAACCTATCAAACCAATTTACCTGGAATTTACACTTGTGATGTTGATTTTGGTGGATGTAAATCGACTGGGACAATCGATTTGAAAGCAGATCAAATTGCGAGTACGATTAGTGTTGATGTTGATAAAATCAATTATATACAAGATGGTGAAGCATTGGCTGTTACTACTACTACTACGGCGGTTAATCCTTCTTATCAATGGTTTCTGAATGATGTGCCTATTTCTGGAGAGACACAAAGTTTTTTGGATATTACTGCTCAAGGAAAATACAAAGTTACTATTACTCAAACTTCGGGTTGTCAAATTGTAAATGAATTTCCTTTTGAGGTTTCTTATAAAGTTGATTACAATGTTTCTAAAATTCCTAATATTATTTCTCCAAATAATGACGGAACCAATGACACTTGGATTATTCCTGATGAATATACTAATGGCAAGGCTAATGTTTTAATATTGAGTTCAGTCGGAGAAAATGTTTTTCAAACTGAAAATTACGATAACTATAGTGGATGGCCGCAAGCGCCTATTGATTTTAAAAATTTCAACCCTGTTTACTATTATATAATTACTCCTTCTGCTGGGTCTGCTAAAAAAGGCTCGATAACTCTTGTTAAATAG
- the trpS gene encoding tryptophan--tRNA ligase has product MAKILTGVQSTGTPHLGNLLGAIIPAIALSNKPENESFLFIADLHSITQIKDGETLRANTYSTAAAWLACGLNVDKVVFYRQSDVAQTAELSWYLSCFFPFQRLTLAHSFKDKADRLEDVNAGLFSYPMLMAADILLYDAQFVPVGKDQLQHLEITRDVASRFNHQMGETFVIPEAKIQEDNMLIPGTNGGKMSKSANNFINIFLDDKALRKQIMSIETDSTPLEDPKNPDTCNCFALYKLLADESQIGAMRVNYLGGNYGYGHAKQALFELIVEKFKTEREKYNYYINNLPEVDALLKKGAAKASTVATGVLNRVREKLGFEV; this is encoded by the coding sequence ATGGCAAAAATACTTACAGGTGTCCAAAGTACAGGAACTCCGCATTTGGGAAACCTATTGGGCGCAATTATACCCGCAATAGCATTATCAAATAAACCAGAAAACGAATCTTTCCTTTTTATAGCCGATTTGCACTCCATTACCCAAATAAAAGATGGTGAAACACTAAGAGCAAATACTTACAGTACAGCCGCGGCTTGGTTAGCTTGCGGATTGAATGTAGACAAAGTTGTTTTCTACCGTCAGTCCGATGTGGCACAAACCGCAGAGTTGTCTTGGTATTTGAGTTGCTTTTTTCCTTTTCAACGTTTGACCTTGGCGCACTCTTTCAAAGATAAAGCCGATCGATTGGAAGATGTTAATGCCGGTTTGTTTTCATATCCAATGCTTATGGCAGCCGATATTTTGTTATACGATGCTCAATTCGTCCCAGTTGGAAAAGATCAGTTACAGCATTTGGAAATTACACGTGATGTCGCGTCGCGTTTCAACCACCAAATGGGAGAAACTTTCGTGATTCCGGAAGCAAAAATCCAGGAAGACAACATGCTAATTCCTGGAACCAACGGCGGTAAAATGAGTAAATCTGCCAATAATTTTATCAATATATTCTTGGATGATAAAGCCTTGCGCAAACAAATCATGAGCATTGAAACCGACAGTACACCACTAGAAGATCCTAAAAATCCTGATACTTGTAACTGTTTTGCTTTGTATAAATTGTTGGCAGACGAAAGTCAAATCGGAGCGATGAGAGTCAATTATTTGGGAGGAAATTACGGTTACGGTCACGCCAAACAAGCCTTGTTTGAATTAATCGTTGAAAAATTCAAAACAGAAAGAGAAAAATACAACTATTACATTAACAATCTTCCAGAAGTAGATGCATTATTGAAAAAAGGTGCTGCAAAAGCCAGTACTGTTGCGACTGGTGTTTTGAATAGAGTAAGAGAGAAATTGGGATTTGAGGTTTAA
- a CDS encoding type IX secretion system membrane protein PorP/SprF — translation MKKFYLSVFFFFCIIQTFYAQQEDGVVSYVIPPGNSLKFNSFIINPTFSFVRQQSAYITLFNKTQWAGFEGAPKTYLLSYSGRFRENDGVALGVFQQTYGAFSTFGLVANFSHNLLLQEDSNLTFGINLSAYRSGLNNSNPGDPSDPSLQNFPSNTQIAITPGINYGTAFLDFGLGLNNLVTYNFSSGLLKDDPNQGIEAHVMYTGFIDSYGFFDKSKFSGIVKTELNKDQTVISGSAMFTIPKGIWAQAGYNSVLGVSAGLGFNITQNIALEYSYGMGLGTISDLGASHVIVLAYKLKNNKYDYGDDEEEGSIIPPADTRPKVVAKPKADTKTVADASAAKAQAAAESKAKLAAAAQTRADAVAARAKLAADAKAKSDAVIAQNKAKLAANNKAKADAAAAAALVAAAKKTDAPVNKTKLAADAKAKADADASAKLIADAKAKALAESNAKLAAEAKLAADAQAKADAKAKAKLTVDSKVKADADAAAKLAADNKAKADAIAQAKLAADNKAKADAALAAKLAADAKADAAAKLAADNKAKADAAQAEKLAADAKAKADADAVAKLVADNKAKADAAQAEKLAADAKAKADADAAAKLAADNKVKADAAQAEKLAADAKAKADADAAAKLAADNKAKADAAQAEKLAADAKAKADADAAAKLVADNKAKADAALAAKLAADAKAKADADAATKLAADNKAKADADAAAKLAADNKAKADADAAAKLAADAKAKADADAAAKLAADNKAKADAALAAKLAADAKAKTDADAAAKLAADNKAKADAALAEKLAADAKAKADADAAAKLAADNKAKADAALAAKLAADAKAKADADAAAKLAADNKAKADAALAAKLAADAKAKADADAAAKLAADNKAKADAALAAKLAADAKADADAAAKLAADNKAKADAALAAKLAADAKAKADAAAQAEQDKIEEAAAAKLAIEALAKARADAMPKDETGKSMDNLTKILEDSKKKQQQLLSRLDVSVANKEKALKELREENDLSDKGIVKTTVEFKSTAAENSELESIRAQIAEVNKAQNESLAEFNRLYNERLKKAPKNDLINQNYLKTIDALKAEQIKAEQSNAALITTLEQIKVETEIEKKRRIKRAASLNDQDRYNQDLATLKRIKETTKVSTTPLTAADFDFGDNQTNMQIIKNNKNVESGYYMILAVHSDVQKRDAFVTKTVAAGQKEVNFFYDASSSKYFIYQEKFEMLEEATQALEAKGTKPYNGKMVIVKIEK, via the coding sequence ATGAAAAAATTTTATTTAAGTGTTTTCTTTTTCTTTTGTATCATACAAACTTTCTATGCGCAGCAGGAAGATGGTGTTGTGTCTTATGTTATCCCACCAGGAAACTCTTTAAAATTTAATTCATTTATCATCAATCCTACTTTCAGTTTTGTTAGGCAACAGAGTGCTTACATAACGTTGTTTAACAAAACACAATGGGCAGGTTTTGAAGGTGCTCCCAAAACCTATTTATTGAGTTATTCAGGGCGTTTTAGAGAAAATGATGGTGTGGCACTTGGTGTTTTTCAACAAACTTATGGGGCTTTTTCAACTTTTGGTTTGGTCGCCAATTTTTCTCACAATTTACTGCTTCAGGAAGACAGTAATCTAACTTTCGGAATTAATTTAAGTGCTTATAGAAGCGGGCTAAACAATTCAAATCCTGGAGATCCATCAGATCCATCTTTACAAAATTTTCCATCCAACACACAAATAGCCATTACGCCTGGTATCAATTATGGTACTGCTTTTTTAGATTTTGGTCTTGGTTTAAATAATTTGGTTACTTATAATTTTTCTTCAGGATTATTAAAAGATGATCCCAATCAAGGAATAGAAGCCCATGTAATGTATACGGGATTTATTGATTCTTATGGTTTTTTTGACAAAAGTAAATTCTCAGGAATTGTAAAAACGGAATTAAATAAAGATCAAACAGTAATTTCAGGATCAGCAATGTTTACTATTCCTAAAGGAATATGGGCACAAGCTGGATACAATTCTGTATTGGGTGTATCAGCCGGATTAGGATTTAATATAACCCAAAATATAGCCTTAGAATATTCTTACGGTATGGGATTGGGTACAATTTCAGATCTAGGGGCTTCCCATGTAATTGTTTTGGCATATAAGCTAAAAAACAACAAATATGATTATGGTGACGATGAAGAAGAAGGTTCTATTATACCTCCTGCAGATACGCGACCAAAAGTAGTTGCCAAACCTAAAGCAGATACCAAAACTGTCGCTGATGCAAGTGCTGCAAAAGCTCAAGCAGCTGCTGAATCTAAAGCTAAACTTGCTGCAGCTGCTCAAACCAGAGCGGATGCTGTTGCTGCGAGAGCTAAATTGGCTGCTGATGCAAAAGCTAAATCAGATGCTGTTATTGCTCAAAACAAAGCCAAACTGGCTGCGAATAATAAAGCTAAAGCAGATGCTGCCGCTGCCGCTGCATTAGTTGCTGCTGCTAAAAAAACAGACGCTCCTGTTAATAAAACTAAACTTGCTGCAGATGCAAAAGCAAAAGCGGATGCAGATGCATCGGCTAAACTTATAGCAGATGCAAAAGCAAAAGCACTTGCTGAATCAAATGCAAAATTGGCTGCCGAAGCAAAATTGGCTGCTGATGCCCAGGCCAAAGCCGATGCAAAAGCCAAAGCAAAACTAACTGTTGATTCTAAAGTAAAAGCTGATGCAGATGCTGCTGCAAAACTTGCTGCAGATAATAAGGCTAAAGCAGATGCAATTGCTCAAGCTAAATTGGCCGCTGACAATAAAGCGAAAGCCGATGCCGCTCTCGCTGCAAAGCTTGCTGCTGATGCCAAAGCTGACGCTGCTGCGAAATTGGCTGCCGATAATAAAGCCAAAGCCGATGCCGCTCAGGCAGAAAAATTAGCTGCCGATGCAAAAGCCAAAGCGGATGCTGATGCCGTTGCGAAATTGGTTGCCGATAATAAAGCCAAAGCCGATGCCGCTCAGGCAGAAAAATTAGCTGCCGATGCAAAAGCCAAAGCTGATGCTGATGCCGCTGCGAAATTGGCTGCGGATAATAAAGTGAAAGCGGATGCCGCTCAGGCAGAAAAATTAGCTGCCGATGCAAAAGCCAAAGCTGATGCTGATGCCGCTGCGAAATTGGCCGCCGATAATAAAGCCAAAGCGGATGCCGCTCAAGCAGAAAAATTAGCTGCCGATGCAAAAGCCAAAGCGGATGCTGATGCTGCTGCGAAATTGGTTGCCGATAATAAAGCCAAAGCTGATGCCGCTCTTGCTGCAAAACTGGCTGCCGATGCGAAAGCCAAAGCGGATGCCGATGCTGCTACGAAATTGGCTGCTGATAATAAAGCCAAAGCGGATGCTGATGCCGCTGCGAAATTGGCCGCTGATAATAAAGCCAAAGCGGATGCCGATGCTGCTGCAAAACTAGCTGCCGATGCAAAAGCCAAAGCTGATGCTGATGCCGCTGCGAAATTGGCTGCTGATAATAAAGCCAAAGCTGATGCCGCTCTTGCTGCTAAACTGGCTGCCGATGCAAAAGCCAAAACGGATGCCGATGCTGCTGCGAAATTGGCTGCTGATAATAAAGCCAAAGCTGATGCTGCACTAGCAGAAAAACTAGCTGCCGATGCAAAAGCTAAAGCTGATGCTGATGCCGCTGCGAAATTGGCTGCTGATAATAAAGCCAAAGCTGATGCCGCTCTTGCTGCTAAACTGGCTGCCGATGCAAAAGCCAAAGCGGATGCCGATGCTGCTGCGAAATTGGCTGCTGATAATAAAGCCAAAGCTGATGCTGCTCTTGCTGCAAAACTGGCTGCCGATGCGAAAGCCAAAGCTGATGCTGATGCTGCTGCGAAATTGGCTGCTGATAATAAAGCCAAAGCGGATGCTGCTCTTGCTGCAAAACTGGCTGCCGATGCGAAAGCCGATGCTGATGCTGCTGCGAAATTGGCTGCTGATAATAAAGCCAAAGCGGATGCTGCTCTTGCTGCAAAACTGGCTGCCGATGCAAAAGCCAAAGCAGATGCTGCAGCTCAAGCGGAGCAAGATAAAATTGAAGAAGCTGCTGCTGCAAAATTAGCTATTGAAGCCCTTGCAAAAGCAAGAGCTGATGCAATGCCGAAAGATGAGACTGGAAAATCTATGGATAATTTGACAAAAATTCTTGAGGATTCTAAAAAGAAACAACAACAATTATTATCCCGATTGGATGTTTCTGTCGCAAATAAAGAAAAAGCGTTAAAAGAATTAAGAGAAGAAAATGACTTGAGCGATAAAGGAATTGTCAAAACTACTGTTGAATTCAAAAGTACAGCTGCTGAAAATAGTGAGTTAGAATCAATTAGAGCACAAATCGCAGAGGTGAATAAAGCTCAAAACGAATCTTTAGCGGAGTTCAATAGACTGTATAATGAAAGACTTAAAAAAGCACCAAAAAATGATTTGATCAATCAAAATTATTTAAAAACTATAGATGCTTTAAAAGCAGAACAAATAAAAGCGGAGCAATCCAATGCAGCTTTGATTACAACATTGGAACAAATTAAGGTCGAAACCGAAATTGAGAAAAAACGTAGAATTAAACGTGCCGCATCATTAAATGATCAAGACCGTTACAATCAGGATTTGGCTACTTTGAAACGAATCAAAGAAACAACAAAAGTAAGTACCACACCACTTACTGCTGCTGATTTTGATTTTGGAGATAATCAAACTAATATGCAGATTATTAAAAATAATAAAAATGTTGAAAGTGGTTATTATATGATATTGGCCGTTCATAGTGACGTACAAAAAAGAGATGCCTTTGTGACCAAAACTGTTGCTGCTGGACAAAAAGAGGTGAATTTCTTCTATGATGCAAGTTCAAGTAAATATTTTATTTATCAAGAAAAGTTTGAAATGTTGGAAGAGGCTACGCAAGCGTTGGAGGCCAAAGGAACTAAACCGTATAATGGTAAAATGGTAATTGTTAAGATTGAAAAATAA
- a CDS encoding Lrp/AsnC family transcriptional regulator, whose product MLNTKNNENTDYLDQEIIRKLSENGRIPYSELAKELKVSNSLVHLRVKKLQESGVIAGFSVKLNAKANGFETITYTGITTKEARFAYSIAEQLKLIPEIVECHWVSGKYALFIKIVAANNEELRKIIYEQIHIIEGVGGTDSFISFGSAFEKNLPIQ is encoded by the coding sequence ATGTTAAACACCAAAAACAACGAAAATACTGATTATTTAGACCAAGAAATCATCAGAAAGCTGAGTGAGAACGGAAGAATTCCCTATTCTGAATTGGCCAAAGAATTAAAAGTCTCTAATTCGTTGGTACATTTACGGGTAAAAAAATTGCAGGAATCGGGAGTGATTGCAGGGTTTTCTGTAAAATTGAATGCGAAAGCCAATGGTTTTGAAACCATTACCTATACCGGAATCACCACCAAAGAAGCCCGTTTTGCCTATTCAATAGCCGAGCAATTAAAACTGATTCCCGAGATTGTGGAATGCCACTGGGTTTCGGGTAAATATGCTTTGTTTATAAAAATTGTAGCGGCAAATAACGAAGAGCTACGCAAAATAATCTACGAGCAAATACATATTATTGAAGGAGTGGGGGGAACGGATTCTTTTATTTCTTTTGGATCGGCTTTTGAGAAAAATTTGCCGATACAGTAG
- a CDS encoding acyl-CoA thioesterase — MTPKHPSESLTILTDLVLPSETNPLNNLFGGELLARMDRAASIAAGRHSRRIGVTASVNHVAFNKAIPLGSVVIIEAKVSRAFKSSMEIYLDVWVEDRQSGNRTKANEAIYTFVAVDDTGRPVEVPLLVPETELEKQRFDAALRRKQLSLVLAGKMNPHDATELKALFD, encoded by the coding sequence ATGACACCAAAACACCCTTCAGAATCATTAACAATTTTAACCGATTTGGTTTTACCGAGCGAAACCAATCCTTTGAACAACTTGTTTGGTGGGGAATTATTGGCTCGAATGGATCGTGCTGCTAGTATTGCAGCAGGCAGACATTCCAGAAGAATTGGAGTAACTGCGTCTGTTAATCATGTCGCTTTTAATAAAGCAATTCCGCTGGGAAGTGTAGTCATTATTGAAGCCAAAGTGTCTCGAGCCTTTAAAAGTTCGATGGAAATCTATCTGGATGTTTGGGTAGAAGATCGTCAATCTGGCAATAGAACCAAAGCCAATGAGGCGATTTACACTTTTGTAGCAGTCGATGATACCGGAAGACCTGTTGAAGTACCTTTGCTGGTTCCTGAAACGGAGTTAGAAAAACAACGGTTTGATGCCGCTTTAAGAAGGAAACAACTAAGCTTAGTCTTGGCCGGAAAAATGAATCCTCATGACGCAACTGAATTGAAAGCTTTATTTGATTAA
- a CDS encoding lysophospholipid acyltransferase family protein has translation MKSIKKILWAIWRVWFYVVMLIPILVMLPFLVASILTESGYPYFFKMSRIWAKCVLFGMGFYYKIEKIQKLDHNKSYMFVANHTSMTDIMLMLAAVDNPFVFVGKMSLAKIPLFGFFYKRTSILVDRNSSKSRMEVFNEAQKRIDRGLSICIFPEGGVPHDESILLDNFKDGAFRLAIEHELPIVPLVFPDNKKRLSYTFYSGSPGLMRVKILPYVETAGRTAVTDRREIREEIRDLIYNELLEFEKKDKMK, from the coding sequence ATGAAAAGTATAAAAAAGATTTTATGGGCCATTTGGCGGGTTTGGTTTTACGTTGTAATGCTGATTCCAATCCTTGTTATGCTCCCTTTTTTGGTAGCTTCAATATTAACCGAAAGTGGATATCCCTATTTTTTTAAAATGTCTCGTATTTGGGCCAAATGTGTACTTTTTGGTATGGGTTTTTATTATAAAATAGAAAAAATTCAAAAATTAGACCATAACAAAAGTTATATGTTTGTGGCCAATCATACCTCAATGACAGACATAATGCTTATGCTTGCTGCCGTTGATAATCCATTTGTGTTTGTTGGCAAGATGTCTTTGGCTAAAATTCCGTTGTTTGGTTTTTTCTATAAACGTACTAGTATTTTGGTAGATAGAAATAGTTCAAAAAGCAGAATGGAAGTGTTTAATGAAGCTCAAAAGAGAATAGATCGCGGATTAAGCATTTGTATTTTCCCAGAAGGAGGAGTTCCACATGACGAATCTATTTTATTGGATAATTTCAAAGATGGGGCCTTTAGATTGGCCATAGAACATGAATTGCCAATTGTGCCTTTGGTGTTTCCAGACAATAAAAAAAGATTATCGTATACATTTTATAGCGGAAGTCCAGGTTTAATGCGTGTTAAAATCCTTCCTTATGTTGAAACTGCTGGTAGAACTGCTGTTACAGATAGAAGAGAAATTCGAGAGGAAATTCGAGATTTAATTTATAATGAATTACTCGAGTTTGAGAAAAAAGATAAGATGAAATAA